A window from Pseudonocardia cypriaca encodes these proteins:
- a CDS encoding endonuclease — protein MADERTLLKALLNRAGTTYAEQAGIRLKDSPAPLYRLLVLSVLLSTRIKADIAVDAARALADAGMGTPAKMREASWQERVDALGRASYKRYDESTATALGEGAELVHREYGDDLRKLRDRADGDPKRIREALTGFPRLGPVGADIFCREAQDVWPSLRPAIDGKALDGARRVGLPADAHELARLAPGSDLAPLAAALVRVALNEPLAEEVVAAA, from the coding sequence ATGGCCGACGAACGGACCCTCCTGAAAGCACTGCTCAACCGCGCCGGCACCACGTACGCCGAGCAGGCCGGGATCCGGCTGAAGGACAGCCCGGCGCCGCTGTACCGCCTCCTCGTGCTGTCGGTCCTGCTCTCGACGCGGATCAAGGCCGACATCGCGGTGGACGCCGCCCGCGCGCTCGCCGACGCCGGGATGGGCACGCCGGCGAAGATGCGCGAGGCGTCCTGGCAGGAGCGCGTGGACGCGCTCGGGCGGGCGAGCTACAAGCGCTACGACGAGAGCACCGCGACCGCGCTCGGCGAGGGCGCCGAGCTGGTGCACCGCGAGTACGGCGACGACCTGCGGAAGCTGCGCGACCGCGCCGACGGCGACCCGAAGCGCATCCGGGAGGCGCTCACCGGGTTCCCGCGGCTGGGCCCGGTCGGCGCCGACATCTTCTGCCGCGAGGCACAGGACGTGTGGCCGTCGCTGCGCCCCGCGATCGACGGCAAGGCCCTCGACGGCGCACGCCGCGTCGGGCTGCCGGCCGACGCGCACGAGCTGGCCCGGCTCGCTCCCGGTTCGGACCTCGCCCCGCTGGCGGCGGCGCTGGTGCGGGTGGCGCTCAACGAGCCGCTCGCGGAGGAGGTCGTGGCAGCGGCGTGA
- a CDS encoding type II toxin-antitoxin system Phd/YefM family antitoxin, whose protein sequence is MSSVPSRELRNDTAGVLRRVEAGERVTITVNGRPVAEMVPVQRTRRSWIRREELVSRLRRIQADPGLRDDLARLAGDTTDDLGPIR, encoded by the coding sequence ATGTCCAGCGTTCCCTCCCGCGAGCTGCGGAACGACACGGCTGGTGTGCTGCGGCGGGTCGAAGCCGGTGAGCGGGTCACGATCACCGTCAACGGCAGGCCGGTCGCGGAGATGGTGCCGGTACAGCGGACACGGCGGTCGTGGATCAGGCGGGAGGAGCTCGTGTCGCGCCTCCGCCGGATCCAGGCAGATCCCGGCCTCCGGGACGACCTCGCCCGGCTGGCCGGCGACACGACGGACGACCTCGGCCCGATCAGGTGA
- a CDS encoding glutathionylspermidine synthase family protein has product MERHTGEPRPGWESIVREQGMVYNTPGVGIGGAPRPYWDESVHYTFSMDEVLSLEADVEVIHGMCLEAVDHVVTTERYRDFALPEWAFDAVAASWRRSDPHVYGRFDLRYDGGGPAKLLEYNADTPTTLLEASLLQWYWLKDVHPDDDQWNSLHEALVERWTTIKGRLPGGEIHFTWSGGDATGEDHVTAGYLQETAAEAGLDTVGLTIEDIGWDAALDRFVDLEESPMAAVFKLYPWEWVLTDQFGKSVIRSLPETLWIEPLWKALLSNKALLAVLWEMYPGHPNLLPAYLDQPGLLTEYVRKPRLGREGANISIVAPGMEHQTGGVYGEEGYVYQLFDPLPEFDGYRPALGAWVVGDTAAGLGIRETVGLVTDDGAAFVPHRIPAS; this is encoded by the coding sequence GTGGAGCGGCACACGGGGGAGCCCCGCCCGGGCTGGGAGAGCATCGTCCGCGAGCAGGGCATGGTCTACAACACGCCGGGCGTCGGCATCGGCGGTGCGCCCCGGCCGTACTGGGACGAGTCCGTGCACTACACGTTCTCGATGGACGAGGTCCTCTCGCTCGAGGCCGACGTCGAGGTGATCCACGGGATGTGCCTGGAGGCCGTCGACCACGTGGTCACCACCGAGCGGTACCGCGACTTCGCGCTGCCGGAGTGGGCCTTCGACGCCGTCGCGGCGTCGTGGAGGCGCAGCGACCCGCACGTCTACGGCCGGTTCGACCTGCGCTACGACGGCGGTGGCCCGGCCAAGCTGCTGGAGTACAACGCCGACACCCCCACCACGCTGCTCGAGGCGTCGCTGCTGCAGTGGTACTGGCTCAAGGACGTCCACCCCGACGACGACCAGTGGAACTCCCTGCACGAGGCGCTCGTGGAGCGCTGGACGACGATCAAGGGCAGGCTGCCGGGCGGCGAGATCCACTTCACGTGGTCGGGCGGCGACGCCACCGGTGAGGACCACGTCACCGCCGGCTACCTGCAGGAGACGGCGGCCGAGGCGGGCCTGGACACCGTCGGCCTCACCATCGAGGACATCGGCTGGGACGCCGCCCTCGACCGGTTCGTCGACCTCGAGGAATCGCCCATGGCGGCGGTCTTCAAGCTCTACCCCTGGGAGTGGGTGCTCACCGACCAGTTCGGCAAGAGCGTGATCCGCAGCCTCCCGGAGACGCTGTGGATCGAGCCGCTGTGGAAGGCCCTGCTGTCCAACAAGGCGCTGCTCGCCGTGCTGTGGGAGATGTACCCGGGCCACCCCAACCTGCTCCCCGCCTACCTCGACCAGCCGGGGCTCCTCACCGAGTACGTCCGCAAGCCCCGGCTCGGCCGCGAGGGCGCGAACATCTCGATCGTGGCGCCCGGCATGGAGCACCAGACGGGTGGTGTGTACGGCGAGGAGGGGTACGTCTACCAGCTCTTCGACCCGCTCCCCGAGTTCGACGGCTACCGTCCCGCGCTGGGTGCGTGGGTGGTCGGTGACACCGCGGCCGGGCTGGGCATCCGCGAGACCGTCGGGCTCGTCACCGACGACGGCGCGGCGTTCGTCCCCCACCGCATCCCCGCATCCTGA
- a CDS encoding MerR family transcriptional regulator, whose translation MESSKGAGSAGAVRTIGRMARESGLSVSALRFYDGAGVLTPASVDPASGYRYYTPDQVVVARLVASLRRVGVPLAGIREVLAARHDPGAVDAMLDRHLLRLEQGLADARRELSSVRSLLAQEDLVPTTTVTVRGTDLAAALRAVRFAVGSDPDLPVLSGVLFDVTPGALTVVATDRYRLAAAEVPVVGMDGPAVGAVLPVDLVDRIPSAETVAITLAGGVVRVAAGTGTFDGDVIAEPFPDYRRLLPVDDAGVAVDGAALRAALAAAPPRRVRRDGTEYEVTTLESGPGGVRITDGPGVAVNREFLLQALDAGGGGQLVLGLDGPITPLVITGRSPRSVSLLMPVRL comes from the coding sequence GTGGAGAGCTCGAAGGGGGCCGGCTCGGCCGGGGCGGTGCGCACGATCGGCCGGATGGCGCGCGAGAGCGGCCTGTCGGTCAGCGCGCTGCGCTTCTACGACGGCGCGGGGGTGCTGACGCCTGCGAGCGTCGACCCGGCTTCCGGCTACCGGTACTACACCCCCGACCAGGTGGTCGTCGCCCGGCTCGTCGCCTCGTTGCGCCGGGTCGGGGTGCCGCTGGCCGGGATCCGGGAGGTGCTGGCCGCCCGGCACGACCCGGGCGCCGTCGACGCCATGCTCGACCGGCACCTGCTCCGCCTGGAACAGGGCCTTGCCGACGCCCGCCGTGAGCTCTCCTCCGTCCGATCACTGCTCGCACAGGAGGATCTCGTGCCGACCACCACCGTGACCGTCCGCGGCACCGACCTGGCCGCCGCGCTGCGCGCCGTCCGGTTCGCCGTCGGCTCCGACCCGGATCTCCCGGTGCTGTCGGGTGTGCTGTTCGACGTGACGCCCGGTGCGCTCACGGTCGTCGCGACCGACCGCTACCGGCTCGCGGCGGCCGAGGTGCCCGTCGTCGGGATGGACGGTCCGGCGGTGGGGGCCGTGCTCCCGGTCGACCTCGTCGACCGCATCCCATCGGCGGAGACCGTCGCGATCACGCTGGCCGGAGGGGTGGTCCGCGTGGCGGCGGGCACCGGGACGTTCGACGGGGATGTGATCGCAGAACCGTTCCCGGACTACCGCAGGCTCCTGCCCGTGGACGACGCCGGGGTCGCGGTGGACGGGGCCGCCCTGCGGGCCGCGCTGGCAGCGGCGCCTCCACGCCGGGTGCGTCGTGACGGGACCGAGTACGAGGTGACGACCCTGGAGAGCGGGCCGGGCGGCGTCCGGATCACCGACGGCCCCGGGGTCGCGGTGAACCGCGAGTTCCTGCTGCAGGCTCTGGACGCGGGCGGCGGTGGCCAGCTCGTGCTCGGCCTCGACGGCCCGATCACGCCGTTGGTCATCACCGGGCGGTCGCCGCGGTCGGTCTCCCTGCTCATG
- a CDS encoding type II toxin-antitoxin system VapC family toxin — translation MKGLLDTSVFIALESGRALDEQGIPEETAVSVVTLAELQAGVLAAADVDIRARRLATLDAVSDIELIDIDESAARAWARMRVHLAESGRRVNVNDLWIAAVAASRGLPVVTQDDGFGPLAGVMGLEVIRVRR, via the coding sequence GTGAAGGGTTTGCTCGATACGAGCGTGTTCATCGCCCTGGAGAGCGGCCGGGCCCTCGACGAGCAGGGGATTCCTGAGGAAACGGCGGTGTCGGTCGTGACGTTGGCGGAACTCCAGGCCGGCGTCCTCGCAGCTGCGGATGTCGATATCAGGGCGCGCCGCCTGGCCACGCTGGACGCCGTCAGCGACATCGAGCTGATCGACATCGACGAGTCGGCCGCGCGGGCGTGGGCGCGGATGCGCGTGCACCTTGCCGAGAGCGGTCGACGGGTCAACGTCAACGATCTCTGGATCGCAGCGGTCGCTGCGTCCCGTGGTCTTCCGGTCGTGACGCAGGACGACGGCTTCGGTCCGCTCGCGGGCGTCATGGGGCTCGAGGTCATCCGCGTTCGACGTTGA
- a CDS encoding DUF350 domain-containing protein — protein MEVFVTFLAQIGPGFGEVIGRGVGAILLYAVLGVLLVLLGFYAVDITTPGKLNRLVRDGLPNAVVVTAAGMVSMAFIIVVAIYTSTGGLLEGLLSSLIFGLVGIVAQVGGVRLLEWVTGIDIGAVLAADSIRPQAFVVSAAHLALGLVVAVAIL, from the coding sequence ATGGAGGTATTCGTGACGTTCCTGGCCCAGATCGGACCGGGTTTCGGCGAGGTGATCGGCCGTGGCGTCGGCGCGATCCTGCTCTACGCGGTGCTCGGCGTGCTGCTCGTGCTGCTCGGCTTCTACGCCGTCGACATCACGACTCCGGGCAAGCTCAACCGGCTGGTCCGCGACGGCCTGCCCAACGCCGTGGTGGTCACCGCCGCAGGCATGGTGAGCATGGCCTTCATCATCGTGGTCGCGATCTACACGTCGACCGGTGGCCTGCTCGAGGGCCTGCTCTCGTCGCTGATCTTCGGTCTGGTCGGGATCGTGGCGCAGGTCGGCGGCGTGCGGCTGCTGGAGTGGGTCACGGGCATCGACATCGGCGCCGTGCTGGCCGCCGACAGCATCCGCCCGCAGGCCTTCGTCGTCTCCGCGGCGCACCTGGCCCTCGGCCTCGTCGTGGCCGTCGCCATCCTCTGA